DNA from Colletotrichum higginsianum IMI 349063 chromosome 7 map unlocalized unitig_7, whole genome shotgun sequence:
CACGTCGCGTGTCGACTCCCTCCTCGAGGTCATGAACGATATCCGCGCCGGTCGTttcgagaagaagctcgtctCCAGTTCCGGGACCGAGAACAACGAGGCCGTCCTCAAGGGCCGCGGTACCGTCGTTGAGAGCAAGGACATCAAGTTCATCGACGTGTAAGTCTCAAACCACCCTCATCGTGAACCTTTGTTCTTACTAACCATCGCCAGTCCCATCATCTCTCCCAACGGCGACGTCCTTGTCAAGgccctctccttctccctcaaGCAGGGCGaccacctcctcgtcgtcggccccaACGGCTGCGGCAAGTCATCCCTCTTCcgcatcctcggcggcctctgGCCCGTCTACGGCGGCACCGTCCACAAGCCGCCCTTCTCCGACATTTTCTACATCCCCCAGCGGCCCTACCTCTCCCGCGGCTCCCTCCGCACGCAGATCACGTACCCGGACTCGCTCCGTCAGATGCGCGCAAAGGGTgtcaccgacgccgacctcctctccatcctctccctcctcggcctcgagcacctCCCGGGCCTCTACGACGCCGGCTgggacgccgaagccgagtGGCGCGATGTGCTCTCGGGCGGCCTGCAGCAGCGCGTCGCCATGGCCCGCCTCTTTTACCACCGGCCCCGCTacgccatcctcgacgagTGCACCTCGAGCGTCACACTCGACACGGAGAAGGTCATGTACGACAACGCAAAGGCTCTCGGCATCACTCTCATGACCGTCAGCCACCGCCGCAGCCTGTGGAAGTACCACAGCCGCATCCTCCAGTTCGACGGCCAAGGCAACTTCGTCTTCACcaagctcgacgccgaccgcCGCCtgaagctcgaggacgagaaggaggacctTGAGGTTTTGTTGCGCCAGGTGCCCGAGATCGAGAGGCGCATCGCCGAGTTGACTGCGGCGTGAGTCGTGAGTGGCCACACGGTCTTGGAACGTCATCTGCGCAACATTTTGGCCGGGCATGTATGAAGCAAGTTGAGCCCGATGAGACAGATGACGGAAGGGGGTTTCTACCAACAACATGATTTTCATGGATTTTACGGATGTTTTGCAATTTGTACATAAGTAGACCACGACGACTacagagagaggggggttTGGCGTAGATTTGGTGCGGCAACCGAAAGAATAATGTCAACaactcccatggccatcctGGGCTCCCTGCCCACGCTTCGTGCAGTTTTCCGGCCTGGTCTCAAAAAGTCctcaaaaagaaaagagaaaaggtATCAAGGAATCACTCCCATCCGACCATACTACCGTGCTCTCAAAACCAGCCGATCCTTTTGCAGGCGTGAAGCTCCAACCTCCCCGATGCTGGCAATCTACTACTACCATTAAGAAGTCTCATATCTCTCTTATGCCACGGTGCCATACCCGTTCTCGCGGCATCTTTGGGTTTTTGCTGCTAGTCGAACATGTTGTTCGGGTGAAAGCGGCAGCCCTCGCTGTGTACGCTGTTGTCGAACTTCAGGACACGCTTGTGATCCGCTCCGCAGTCGTAGCAGAACTCGTGTTTGCATTTCGAACCTAAAGCCCGACCGTCCGGGTCAGACACATGttcctcttcggcctcagggggggggatatgCGCTTGATGccgctcactcactcacccacccacttactcactcacccactcactcacccacttACTCACTCGCTCGCCCACTCGCTACCCGGACTAGACGGGAGGCACAAGGCCTCGGCACTGGACGCTGTGCGCCCGATCCCAGGTAGCGTAGCAGCCCCAACAGAACTCGTAGCGGCACCTTATGCCTATGATGGGTGTTGGCCTGGGCTTTGGAAGAACAAGACGGAATGCTTGGGCACTAATACGGCTTCGAGAacagaagaggaggggggaggaagggggaacgCTCAAAAGCACATGAGTGGAATGAGATGATGTACTTACAAGTCATGTGTGAGCtgtgcgtcgtcgtcgtatcGTCGTCAGCGTCGTCGGTCCTCATCAAAAATAGAATCTCCGCGTCAAGCAAGGCCTCTTACCAGCCCGAGTTCTTCTCGATGGCCCAGCCGCACCCGGGacacggcctcgtcgtccggcTCACCGTCGCCCGGCTctgctcttcctcggccttgcgGCGGGCCGCGACCTTCCTGGCCAGGGCCACGGCCTTGCGcgccctctccttctcgtcgcGCTCCTGCGCCTCGCGCTCccgcgcctcggccctctGCTCCGCCATGAGGCCCTGGGCCACGGCGcggtcggcgtcctcgagcgcccgccgcgccggggCCAGGtcgtgctcgtcgtcgtgctcCATCTCGATGCGCGAGCGGAAGTTCTCGGGGTCGCGCAGCAGCGCGTCGTACTCGTCGCACGACAGGTTCTCGTGCCACGCGATGCCGTGGGTGAAGCAGGAGCGCTGGCCGCAGTGTAAGCAGGTCACCAGGGGCCGGTCCCCGCCCATGTCGTGGAGCTGGCCCGAGCCGCAGTTGGCGGTGCACCAGATGAAggtgtcggcctcggccatggctgCTCGGAGGGCCAAAGCCTCGTAccttgggggggaggggagcgGTTAGTGGAGGATGCTCTCTCTTGAGACCTGAGGgcgggagagagggagagggggaggacggggggaggggagatgTGCACGAGGAGAGCCTACCGGGCGAACGTCTCCTCGTCCGCATACTTCTGGATATCGACGTATTCTAGAGGCTCACGGCACTCTGGGCACCGGATTTCCGTCCACAGCTTGCTGTTCAAGTCCGACCTGATGGAGGTTTGCAAGCAGTCCAAGCACGCCTCGGGAGGATGCGTACACGTCGGCGTGACGCTCAGCACGGGAAAGGAGGCCGGGTCTCTCGTCTCGGCACAGATGGGGCATTCTCTCGAACCGCCGAGATCATTGGCCGGAAGCCTCTGTCGAGTAACGACGACATCTGTAGTGTCTGCCGCCTTGTGATATCTTTGGCCGAAGCTGCTTCATGTTAGCAGCCGCCGAGACGCAGGGTCCCCTCTCGGTCAAAGGCAGCAGCACATAGTCTGCCCAGTTCCCCCCTTGCGGGATGTTTCAAACGGAAGAGAAGAGGTTAAGGGGACTGCCCACCTAAAGTCATCGGCTGCAAGGTCGGCAGAACGCGACCCGGAGCCCGCGTCCTGGCTCCGCAGGAAGGCCACCGTCATGGCCTGCTCCTTTtgctcgaggagggcaacGTACGGGTTGTTGGCGCTCCACGAGTCCAGTCTCGAGTTGTACGCCGGGCGCGtagacggcgacggcatgggcggggtggtggcggcggtgctggtgctgccaCCCGTGGTCTGGGGCGAGAAAGGGGCgacgtcgaagccggcgagaatcgacgccggcgtcgggaGGAGATAGCCCCTCTGCGGTCGAGCGGGCGAGGTGGACGGTCCCGCCGTCTCTGTCACGGCTGGGGTCTGCTTGGGTGTCGGTACGGGGAAGTCGAAGTCGGCCATGATCTCGGCGCTGGTCGCGCGGTAGTAGTGGGCACGTCGCGGGGCCtcgtgggaggaggaggccagcgGCTGCTCCCGCTGTGCGATCCGCGACCGTGTCGAGGGCCGTTGCTCTTCCCTTGGAGATCCCACGTCTGCCGCCATCACCCAGTCGTACTGAGGGGGGTCGGAGTCGAATCCATCGTCACCGCCAAAGCCTCCCACCAGAGAGGAGTTGGCGCTGGAGTGAtagctgggcggcggcccgTTATTGCGAGGGGCGAACATTTCTGGTCAAGGGAACACCGTCGACATAAAGAACATATCTCGGGTCTGGGTCTGACGATACGTCCTCCTGTTCTTGTTGGAGTCTGTCCTTGGCCGCTGGCCCTGCTCGAGCCGTTGATATTTTCGTCGGCACTGCTGGCAAACGGCCAGAAGTATCGTCAAGGAAGCTATCTGAGTGCAGATGGGACGTCGAAGAGGGTTTTCGTATCAGCAGGAGGTAAGAATGGCTCGAGACTCTTGCTTGACGGTGTTAAAGTTGCAGGGTAGGAGGTAGCTTGGCTTTCTGCCAGCGGTCGTAGGTCAACGCCACCTGCTTCTAGCGCCTCAGAAGCAAAGGATACACACAAACAACCGGGGTCCAGTATCTGCCTGACTGCCTGTTTGTTTTTGGTGATGGTGCTTTCCAGCGCCAACGGCTTTGTGCCTGTGTGGTTGAAACATGACGGGAAGCGGCACGCTCGCTGGGATGTCCCGGCTCGACGCTTAGAGATGCTTGGAGTGTAACTCGGGCCCTCGACCTTGCATCATCGTCCGAGCATATGGCAGATGCATCCATGCCACGAGAACAAACAAGGAAACAGAAGAAAGGTAGACGGACGGTGGCGTAGAGAGGTGGTCTGGAGAAGTCTAGATGAATCAGGTCTGCAACTGAAATGCCCTCACTGGCTAATTTGGGATAACAAACACTATGCTGTCGCTTTTTCCGAGCGAAACCGAGATCCCGGCGCTTCTTCAAGACATGCTTCTGATTCTTGACTACAGCGTGTGTCTGTCATGCAAGAGAAGGCAGCGAGCCTGGAAGGGTGTGGAAATGCTGCAgagcagctcgccgcctTGCCGCGCGATGCTCTCCCGCAGGGCGACGACAGCCAGGGCATGAGGCGCCACGAACTGGAGGGACATTGGATGAGGCTGATAGAGGGTCAAGCAACGAACCTTGAACGCGAAGACGGTTCCAGGTCTCCGTCCAAGTGGTTCATGGCATGGGCGAGACGGGTTTGCGGGAGGAGGGATGAGCCTTTGGCGGGAGTATGCATATGTATCAATGTAGCTCATGTGAAACCTTCGACCAGTACCAATTCAGTGAGACTAATGGCGGCTTTGACTTACATCACTGGTCATACCAACTGATTCTTACAGGAAACAACCCCTAGATATCGTCTTGTCCGCCCGCCGACGTTAAAACTTTCTGGAATAGGTCTGGGCTTGGGGTTCTTTTGAATGATTAGGCCGTACGTTCTTGACACAAGACGGGCTCTCAAGACATCAAGTGAGCACTACCTAATGGTAAACTGAACCCTTGGGGTGTTACTCAGTTTCTAAAGAACGATAGTAGCTATCAACCTTAATGCCAATAGTGATCGACATTTGGGCTTGCAAAGAAAGTGATCTCATGTATCTCTGAGCAATCGCACACCTTGTCTCCGCcgctcgtcatcatcgtcaaacGTACTTCACAACACAGCAGTGCCACTCAAAAGCTCACATGAATCAGAAACATGCCACCCCCGTTCAGCAAAGAGAATGCGGAGCAGACAGCCCCCAGCTGAGTCGCCGCTAGCTTCCCCAGCGAAAGGTCGCCCACCCGCCCGCCTCTTGCCTCTCGCGGTCGCTCCTATCGCAGTAGAGGTTATACAGCAGCGTGCGGTCGCCGCTCTGGCGGAACTCGGCCCGCTTGTCCTGCGGGCCCCAGGCCACGAGCatctgctgccgccgcacgAGCTGCGGCTCCTTGATGGAGTCGTTGCGCCCGATCCGCCGCATGTAGAGCGCCGGGGTGAGGGCGCAGACGTTGAACATGTGGAGGTCCAGCTCCGCCCTCGTGGGCGGCGGGTCCATCTTGGCCACGTGGACGGCCTTGCGGTTCTGGAGTATGTTCTTGCAGTCGAGGTCccgcaggccgtcgaggaagtcgggCGACGTCAGGATCTCGCCGTGGGGCCCGCACATGACGTACGGGTTGATGTCGAAGTAGAAGTGGTTCGTCGACACCTGGATCTTCTCGTAGAGCTGCGCCGCCGGCTCGACGCACTGCTCCGCGAAGCTTCGAAAGAACCACTCCGTCTTGTCTTTCCGGCAGTATATCTTGAAGATGCCGGCGAGTTCGTTCGCCAGCTCGcgcgtcttcttctctcgcAGGATTCCAAACTCCAGAGAGCTCAGGATGGCGTTGTATGCCTCGGCGGTCCACGTTCGAATCGCAAAAAGATCTGTGTCAAGCGGTTCAGCCTTTATGTCTCGGGTATATGTAATATCAATGACCGGTGGGTGGGTGTTTGTATGGTCTTACCTCGCTTGGGCTCGACGTGATTCTGCAACGCCGTCTCCACCGAGCTTATGACTCCAACGCAATTATCCACGGATCCGTAGAGCACCTTTTGAAAGATGTTTTCGTTGAGAAATCGCATGATGATGGAGACAATGATGTCTTCGTCCGTTTCTGGAAACGTGGATGCAGTGAACAGGTCCGGATACATGTTTACTGTCCGTTTCAACCTGAGAGCCTCACTGGGCTTCCGACGGGCTTGAATAAGGACGTCTTCAATGCCCCGATTGTGGTCGTCCAAGAGGGGGTCCATAAACCGGGAGACCCAGTCGGTGATGCCTTCAATGAGATCATCGTACTCCTGCAGTCTAGTTAGACATGGAATACAACGAACACTTGCCGGGCAGATCCTGTACTTACGCGGCCGATCTCTTCGGGGGTGAGCTCTTTGCGATAAGGCTGCAGACTGAAGATGTGCGACTCCGCATCTCTCAGTTGCTCCTTCAAAGAAGAATTCTCTGCCCGCATCTCTTCGAGATTCAGGGCGAGCGACCCTTCGTCTGTTGAGGCGCCGGTGGCGGTCGAGCTCATGCTGGACTTGATCTCGCCGATCCTGCGTTGCGCTCTCTCAGCTTTTtcctcggcgatctcggcTCGCGCCATGGTGGACTTGAGTCTGTGATGCAACGCGTTGATCTCGCGGCGCAGAAGCAGGTCCCAGTTGGGCTCGACTCCGGGTCCGGCGCCATTGATGGGGTCATGGCTGGAGGTCTCTCGCGGGAGCGAAGAGACGTCTGGGTCAGCCCCGAGGTCGATCAGATCGCCTTCGACCGAGCCATGTGAGGTGGGGATAGAAGCAGCAGACTGGTGGTGCTGTAGTCGATGAGAGGGAGGATGATTCTGAAATCTGTTGGCAACGAGGCCTCTTGGCAGCGGCTGCCTTGGCCCCCTACTCTGCGTGCCACCTTGCTCAGGAGACGGTGGCTCGATCTTTGTGAATCCCATCATGTCGGATTCAGACAAGGCTGATGGACTAGCTGGCTCGGTGGTGATGGTTGGTTCGTTCTTGAGGGAAGGGCTACAGTAGAATCTCATGTCTTCGTAGGCTGTGGGTGCGACGTCAACGTCAAGGGGTGTCTTCGCCGGGACCGGTGGCCCGTGGTGGTCCTCGTAGTGCTGGGCCAAGGTCGAGTGCAGCTGCTGGAATCCTTCCATGATGTCGACGAGGGATGCCAGACGGCGGGATCAACGGAGGAGAGTTTGGATGACGAGTGAGGTCCGGGTCTTTGAGTTGCAAGAGGTTGATGGGGGAATGGGGGGGAATGGGCGGGGAGGTTTGGATGGTTTGGATGAAATGTAGGAGCGGCGCGGGTCGCTGCGTGCTGTGAAAGATTCCATGCCATGCTCTATTCCATGTGCCACAATCCCAGGGACACAGGGAGTTTTACAGGCAGATAGGACAAGAAGAATTGTAACCGGCGACTGTGGTAGCTGTCTATCATCATTTCTTTAACGACCGTATTACCTGTCTCATTCTTTCCGTCTGTCTCGGCTGCCTGCCGCAGGTATCCCGGCTCCGATGTGGGGCGTTTCGCCAAGGGGTGGGGCCGTAACACCCGATTTGGTACGTACCTATCTACCCATCTCACGCATCTACGCCGGGGGATGAAGCAAAGAGATGCATCTTTACGTATTGCGACAAGTACATTTTTGTATCTCACAGTCAGCTTTTGACCCAAAGCACAATCTATTCCTTCCGTTCTTGCTGCGTGGTGGCCATTGACTGTCTGAT
Protein-coding regions in this window:
- a CDS encoding Ring finger domain-containing protein; the protein is MFAPRNNGPPPSYHSSANSSLVGGFGGDDGFDSDPPQYDWVMAADVGSPREEQRPSTRSRIAQREQPLASSSHEAPRRAHYYRATSAEIMADFDFPVPTPKQTPAVTETAGPSTSPARPQRGYLLPTPASILAGFDVAPFSPQTTGGSTSTAATTPPMPSPSTRPAYNSRLDSWSANNPYVALLEQKEQAMTVAFLRSQDAGSGSRSADLAADDFSFGQRYHKAADTTDVVVTRQRLPANDLGGSRECPICAETRDPASFPVLSVTPTCTHPPEACLDCLQTSIRSDLNSKLWTEIRCPECREPLEYVDIQKYADEETFARYEALALRAAMAEADTFIWCTANCGSGQLHDMGGDRPLVTCLHCGQRSCFTHGIAWHENLSCDEYDALLRDPENFRSRIEMEHDDEHDLAPARRALEDADRAVAQGLMAEQRAEAREREAQERDEKERARKAVALARKVAARRKAEEEQSRATVSRTTRPCPGCGWAIEKNSGWTDDADDDTTTTHSSHMTCSKCKHEFCYDCGADHKRVLKFDNSVHSEGCRFHPNNMFD